AAAGAAGCCGCTTTAGGCGGAGAACTCAACTTGGTACAATGCCCCGAATGTGGCACTTTTTTTCACCATGACGGAGATTTAATTTATTTTGATGCCCCTGCCGAAATGCTTATTTTTGTATTTTCGGAGAAAGACCGCAAAAAAGAACCCGAACTTATCAAACGCATGCAGGAAGATTACGGCATTATTAAAAACACTTTGTTAAAACAATTAAATATGGATTATCCTCCATTATATGTATTTGGCCTGGAGGGCTTAAAAAATATCTTACAAGAAGAAGAAAAAATAGTGTTCGAGTCGGAAGCGGTTGCCGCTTCTGCCGCAGAACAAGGCTTTAGGGTGGTGCGCCTGAAACCGTCATACGCCAGGCAACATCATTTCCCGTATTATGTACCGGCCGCTACCGGGGGGGAGGCAAACGATTATGCTATCGCGGCCGCGAAAGTGCTCAAAGGGGGGGTAAAAAGCCCTTTGCTTGCTAACTTTAAGGATCGAATGAGTGAGGAGGGGGCCCAAAGCCCGTTACTTTTATGAAGTCCTTTATCCCAAGAAAGTATAAAGAGCAATTATATGCGGTGGGAGCATATGCAAATAAACTAGGCCTCAAGGCATGGGTAGTAGGCGGGGCCGTGCGCGATTTTTATCTCAAGCGTTCTACTTCGGATATAGACTTGTCTTTCGACGGGAACCAAGAATCCGTAGCCAATTTTTGTGTGAAACAATGGGGCGGCGGAAAACGGAAATTTTCCCAGTTTTCTACCTTTCGCGTGAATATGGCTAACGGCCTTAAGTTTGATATGGTGCGTGCTCGGCGCGAATCTTACCCATATCCCGGTGCGCTTCCCGTAGTGGAGCCGAACGGAGTGATTAAGGATGATTTATTCCGCCGCGATTTTACGGTAAATGCGTGGTGTTTTTCCATTAACCCGCTTACTTTTGGTAAACCCTACGACCCGTACGGAGCACAGAAGGATATTGAGGCGGGGCTGATTCGCATTTTGCATGATAAAAGTTTTTTGGACGACCCTACCCGTATGTATCGTGCCGTGCGTTTTGCGGGGCGGTTCGGTTGGAAATTGGCCCCCAAAACGGAACGCCTCCTTATGGAAGCGGTGCGGGAAGAATATCCGCTTCTTCTAACGCGCGAGCGATTCAGCCGTGAATTTTTGAAAGTATTAAAAGAGCCGAAAATCAAAGAAATTTTTGCGCTCATGGAAAAATATGATTTACTCAAGTTTGCTTATCCCGGCCTTCAATGGAGCGATGCGTTATTACGCACGGACGATGTGGCCGAGCGCACGGGGATTTTGGTGTGTTTGCTAGGCCCAAGCGGCGAAGATTTTTTGCGGAGCCTTCATCTGCCGAAAGAATTTTCCCAAGAAATTTTGGGTGCTTGGAAAGTGACACAAGAAAAAATGAGCCCGCTTTCGCAACTCTCTCCGCTGCAAACAGAAATTTTAAAAGCGGTGTTGCCGGGCTTACCTCCGGGTGCGTTGGAGCCTTGTTTCTTAAAAGGGCGCGAAGTAAAGGAAATGGGACTGATGGGGCGCCGTATTTCGGGCGCGTTAGACCGCGTACGCCGTGCCCAGTGGGAAGGTTCCGTTAAAAACCACGAAGAGGCGGTAAAACTCTTGAAGCTGTAAATTATTTTTTCATAACTTTCTCCCCCGGTTATTTATTACCCGGGGGATTTTTTGTGCTGTTTTACTCCGGCCTATTTGTTATAATTAGTGGCATAAGGAGAATTATATGAAAAAAGGTTTTACTTTAATAGAACTGCTAGTAGTTGTTTTAATCATTGGTATTTTGTCTTCTGTAGCCTTGCCGCAGTATCAAAAAGCGGTATATAAAGCCCGCGTGAATAGGGTATGGGCTCTTCTAAAATCAATCAAAGATGCACAAGAAGTGTATTATATGGCCAACGGAACCTATACTGATGATTTAAGCCCATTGGATATACAAATTCCCAAAGGAGATGTCCACTCCATTACCACTTCCGGTGAGGAAATTTATTCTAACGGAACCTGTATCAACAATTTAGCCGGCTCCGCTACGGATCCCACCAAGTGGTATGCTTACGGCGGATACGGAGATGATTGCGGCAACTACAAAAGTGAAAGCGTTAAGGGTTGCTATTTGTATGTATATTTTGATCACCATGCTAAAGGCGGACAAGTGGAATGCCGCGGGACTGCGGACTGGTGTGCTTCTGTTTGCAAAACACTGAACCTTTAGCGGGCTTTGTGTCTTGTTCCGGTTGTGGAAAAACTAACCCTTTTTTTGACTGGCAAGGGAGAATTTTGTTTTCTACAATATCCGCAGGAGCGGCGTGTCTTTTGAAGGGGCCGTATTACCAAAGGAGGGGTTTATGAGGCTTGCAACCGACGGGCAAAACGATTTGGAAAAAGAACTCTATATACTTCCGTGCGAATTGGGGGTAGAAGAAACCATCAAGCGTTTGGTAAGTATTTTAGAGGAAAAACAATTTCCCGTGTATCATGTGTACAATCATGCGGAAGAGGTAGCCGGCGAGGGGGTAACGCTTCGGCCTGTGCAAGCGGTGGTTTTTGGGCTTTTAAGTGCCCGTGCCAAGGCTTTGGAGCAGGAGCCCAGTTTGGCCGCGGTACTTCCTTTACGTATTGCCGTTTGGGAAGATGCCCAAGGAAAGGTGTGGCTTGGGTTCAGCCGGGTCAGTTTACTGGCGGAGCGTTTTTCCAAAGCGCAGGCAGAACTGGCGGGGCATATGCAGAACTTGATGGAGAATATTGCTCACCGTGCTTCCAAAACGGCCTCGGCCCGCCATGAAGAAATGATTAAAAACTTGGAATAATTCCAATTTGCAGACTTCTCAAACGCCCCGGGCAAACCGCTCGGGGCGTTTGCATTGGGGCCGAGCAAAAAAGTACAATTTATATATGGCGTATTCATCATTTTTTCGCTTTCTTATTTTGTTTTTGACGGTTTGTTTTCCGTTTCTTTCCGCTTACGCAAGCGGGCCGTTAAAAACTTCCCGTTTTTTGAAAAAAGCCGCCCAACCTTCTGCCCGTTTCAGCGTTTCCTCCGTTCGCGAAATTCCTTCTCTTCGCTTGGCTGCAACCGTGTATCAACACTCGGTGGTTTCGGTAGGTTTTGATTATACGCCGCCGGTTGCTCCCCAGCATTTGACCTCTTTGGTGGAGCGGGCAATCCTTCGTCAAAGGGTTTTCCCGCCCGTTCTTCCCGCGCTAAAACCGCTCCTTCCCGATTGGGAGCAAATAGATGCGGTAATTTTCGATTTAGACGGTACCTTGTTAGATTCTTTGGCCGCTTGGGAACACTCGGGCACGAACTATTTGCGTTCGCAAGGTATTACCCCGGCGGAGTGGTTGGACGAAGAATTGGCTAAAATGTCTTTATTGGACGGAGCCAATTTGGTAAAAGAAATGTATAACCTTCCCGAAGAAGCCGAAGAAATTTTACGCCGCACCCTGGCCCCTATTTATAAACGCTATGCCACCGACTTACCCTTAAAACCCGGAGTGGCGGAAATGCTGTTTCATTTGAAATCTCTGGGGATAAAACTGTGCGTGGCTACCGCCTCGGATCGGGTGCTTGCCGAAACGGCTTTGGAACGGTTAGGGGTGTTGCCGTTTTTTGATTTTATTATTACTTGCGATGAAGTCGGTGTCGGCAAAAGAAGTTCCGCCGTTTACGAGCAAGCCCTTAAGCAATTGGGTACTGCCAAGCCGCATACGCTGGTAGTGGAAGATGCCCCCTATGCGTTGGAAACTGCACTGCAGGCGGGTTTTCCCACTTTGGGTGTTTTTGAGCCCAAACACGGGGCCGCGGCGGCTACTTACCTCTCCCAAACGGCCGACTATTATATCCTCTCTTTCTCCAGTATTTTGTCCCGTTAAAACTAACCCTTTTTTGTCGGGTTTAATCTCTTATAATTTAGTATAGTAACAAGTGAAGAAGTAGTACTTAAAAGAGAGGTTTTACTATGTGGGAAAAAGATATTAACATTCACGAAGTACGCGAAATCCGCAGCCGCTCTACGGTATATTTTGGGGTAGGGGCGATTGCAAAAATCGGGGATATTTGTAAAGATTTGAAAGCCCGCGGATTAGATAAACTAATCGTGTTAACGGGCCGCGGTGCTTACAAAAAAACAGGTGCTTGGGAGTATGTTACCAAAGCATTTGCCGATAACGGCATTGAATATGTGCATTACGATAAAGTAACTCCTAACCCGAACACGCACCATGTAAACGAAGCCACCAAAATGGCGCTTGATTTTGGTGCAAAAGCCATGTTGGCCATTGGCGGCGGCTCTGCCATTGATGCCGGTAAAAGTGTGGCTATTTTGATGAAATACCCCGGCAAAACGGCGGAAGATTTGTACGAATTTACCTTTACGCCCACCGAAGCGGCGCCGATTGTGGCTATCAATCTTACCCACGGCACCGGCACGGAAGCCAACCGTTTCGCGGTAGTATCCATCGAAGAAAAAGATTTCAAGCCGGCTATCGCTTATGATTGCATCTATCCGCTTTATTCCATTGACGACCCGGCTTTGATGACCGGCCTGGCGGAAGACCAAACGCGCTATGTGTCTATCGACGCGGTTAACCACGTGGTAGAAGCCGCTACCACCAAAGTAACTTCGCCTTATGCGATTGATTTGGCCTTATCGGTAGTGAAATTGGTTTCCGCCTACCTGCCCGTGGCACTCAAAGACCCGAAAAATTTGGAAGCGCGCTATTTCTTGGCGTATGCGGCTTTGATTGCGGGTATTAGTTTTGATAACGGTCTCTTGCACTACACGCACGCGTTGGAACATCCGCTTTCCGGCGTAAACCCGAACTTAACCCACGGCTTGGGGCTTGCCATGTTGTTGCCGGCGGTTATTAAAAACATCTACAAAGCCAAACCCGCCACCTTGGCTGATGTTTTGGCCCCGATTGTGCCCGGTTTAACCGGTTGCGCGTGCGAAGCCGATAAAGTGGCCGAAGGTGTGGAAAAATGGCTGTTCTCCGTGGGTTGTACCCATAAATTGGAAGATGAAGGTTTCAAAGCCGAAGATGTGGAAAAATTAGTGGAACTGGCTTTTAATACTCCTTCGTTGGGGGGCTTGTTGTCTATCGCGCCGACGGAGGCCGACCGCGAAGCAGTACGCACCATTTATACCGAGTCGTTGAAACCTTATACCAAATAATTATTGGAAGAAAACTAAAAAACCCCGCTTTGTACGGGCGGGGTTTGTGTTTATTTTTGGGAGAGAAAAAGAAGAATTTCTCGTCGAGGACTTGACCCGTTTTTTTTTGTTTCTTACAATGGAAAAAACAGGGAGTTTTTGGGCTGTTAAATTTAAGAGGCTTGTTGTTGGCGTTTTTAGAGCCGTATAATCGTTTTCCCGGACTGCCCTCCTTAAAAGTGTAGAAAGGGAAGGGGCGCGTTCAGCGCCCCTATATAATAAGAGGAAAAAATGAAATTAAATAAAAAGAAAAAAGCATTTACATTAACGGAACTCTTGGTGGTAGTAATTATCATTGGGGTATTGTCTGCTGTGGTACTTCCCAAATTTAATAAGATTTTGGAAACCCGCAAAACGACGGAAGCGGAAGAACTGATGGCGGCCGTACGCACGGAACAGGAAAAACGCTGTGCGTTGGATAAGGACTATTTAACAGAAGTTACAAAACTTACCGAAGTGTTGCCTACGGACACCACCAAAAATTTTACATATACGCTTACCTCTACGGGTATTAAAGCCTCGAGCAAAGGCAAATACGCTTACGAATTACAAATGCCGTCTTATGCGGACGGCCGCATTTGCTGTGAAAATGAAACGGAGTGTTTGAAATTAAATAAAGACTATCCGTTATGCAGTGAACTTTTAGCCAAAGCCGATTATGACGACGGAACTGCTTGTGCGGGAACGGTTGCCGCTCCGCCGCCCGTGTATGAATGTTCCGGCCCTTCCACGCAAACTTGCGGTTGCAACAATGCGGGTGTTCAAACGCGCACTTGCAATACTTCTACCGGGGAGTGGAGTGAATGGAGTGCTTGTGATGCCCCGGCTACGTGTACTTGTTCCGGCACCAAACCGGCCTATAGCCAAACTTGTAATATTGCGGTACTCAATTAAGAACCGTTTCTTGCGACACCAGTACCGGGGAATGGTCTGT
Above is a genomic segment from Elusimicrobium sp. containing:
- a CDS encoding CCA tRNA nucleotidyltransferase, whose protein sequence is MKSFIPRKYKEQLYAVGAYANKLGLKAWVVGGAVRDFYLKRSTSDIDLSFDGNQESVANFCVKQWGGGKRKFSQFSTFRVNMANGLKFDMVRARRESYPYPGALPVVEPNGVIKDDLFRRDFTVNAWCFSINPLTFGKPYDPYGAQKDIEAGLIRILHDKSFLDDPTRMYRAVRFAGRFGWKLAPKTERLLMEAVREEYPLLLTRERFSREFLKVLKEPKIKEIFALMEKYDLLKFAYPGLQWSDALLRTDDVAERTGILVCLLGPSGEDFLRSLHLPKEFSQEILGAWKVTQEKMSPLSQLSPLQTEILKAVLPGLPPGALEPCFLKGREVKEMGLMGRRISGALDRVRRAQWEGSVKNHEEAVKLLKL
- a CDS encoding prepilin-type N-terminal cleavage/methylation domain-containing protein, which gives rise to MKKGFTLIELLVVVLIIGILSSVALPQYQKAVYKARVNRVWALLKSIKDAQEVYYMANGTYTDDLSPLDIQIPKGDVHSITTSGEEIYSNGTCINNLAGSATDPTKWYAYGGYGDDCGNYKSESVKGCYLYVYFDHHAKGGQVECRGTADWCASVCKTLNL
- a CDS encoding DUF302 domain-containing protein, whose amino-acid sequence is MRLATDGQNDLEKELYILPCELGVEETIKRLVSILEEKQFPVYHVYNHAEEVAGEGVTLRPVQAVVFGLLSARAKALEQEPSLAAVLPLRIAVWEDAQGKVWLGFSRVSLLAERFSKAQAELAGHMQNLMENIAHRASKTASARHEEMIKNLE
- a CDS encoding HAD family phosphatase — protein: MAYSSFFRFLILFLTVCFPFLSAYASGPLKTSRFLKKAAQPSARFSVSSVREIPSLRLAATVYQHSVVSVGFDYTPPVAPQHLTSLVERAILRQRVFPPVLPALKPLLPDWEQIDAVIFDLDGTLLDSLAAWEHSGTNYLRSQGITPAEWLDEELAKMSLLDGANLVKEMYNLPEEAEEILRRTLAPIYKRYATDLPLKPGVAEMLFHLKSLGIKLCVATASDRVLAETALERLGVLPFFDFIITCDEVGVGKRSSAVYEQALKQLGTAKPHTLVVEDAPYALETALQAGFPTLGVFEPKHGAAAATYLSQTADYYILSFSSILSR
- a CDS encoding iron-containing alcohol dehydrogenase — encoded protein: MWEKDINIHEVREIRSRSTVYFGVGAIAKIGDICKDLKARGLDKLIVLTGRGAYKKTGAWEYVTKAFADNGIEYVHYDKVTPNPNTHHVNEATKMALDFGAKAMLAIGGGSAIDAGKSVAILMKYPGKTAEDLYEFTFTPTEAAPIVAINLTHGTGTEANRFAVVSIEEKDFKPAIAYDCIYPLYSIDDPALMTGLAEDQTRYVSIDAVNHVVEAATTKVTSPYAIDLALSVVKLVSAYLPVALKDPKNLEARYFLAYAALIAGISFDNGLLHYTHALEHPLSGVNPNLTHGLGLAMLLPAVIKNIYKAKPATLADVLAPIVPGLTGCACEADKVAEGVEKWLFSVGCTHKLEDEGFKAEDVEKLVELAFNTPSLGGLLSIAPTEADREAVRTIYTESLKPYTK
- a CDS encoding type II secretion system protein, whose amino-acid sequence is MKLNKKKKAFTLTELLVVVIIIGVLSAVVLPKFNKILETRKTTEAEELMAAVRTEQEKRCALDKDYLTEVTKLTEVLPTDTTKNFTYTLTSTGIKASSKGKYAYELQMPSYADGRICCENETECLKLNKDYPLCSELLAKADYDDGTACAGTVAAPPPVYECSGPSTQTCGCNNAGVQTRTCNTSTGEWSEWSACDAPATCTCSGTKPAYSQTCNIAVLN